One window of Alteriqipengyuania lutimaris genomic DNA carries:
- a CDS encoding TonB-dependent receptor, translated as MTNTQIRAPRQSWRSFALMTVSGIALTSIAQPAFAQDAAQPAGEDERETEAGTPEEVADQENVIIVSGFRASLSSAQNIKRNADTFVDVITAEDIGALPDRSVAEALQRVPGVNISRFEQRDDPDRFSVEGSGVIIRGLPYVRSELNGRDIFSANGGRTLSFNDVSPELLGRVEVFKNNTADMIEGSISGTVNLVTRKPLDNRGTRIAGTVEANYGDFADEWSPGFSILGAHSFETDIGTFGLQVGYAQSELKTRTDASQVTDPCYRAPTLDGPCIRVRAVGDAGFSGDPIFGPDNFPPEGSVVVPKGAGVRTTDLVRDRNAISAIGQWESSDESVLLTLEYLRAETEATLDEYSLLALVNNDALFPVPAAGTSFTFDENGIFESGTLTQGGGIPTEALRFQREDEAKTEDFSFDLNVNPSDRLGINMEVQHIRSDRQENGLIGAMQTSSDIFLDNSGNVPIVQFLQPGTSESPASYFSDPDQSYYWFLIDNQVRNEGELWSMRADVDYDIADGGESFFRTARFGARWSDRNRVTRTTNFSNWGNLSAPWTGGGAVYADDYPASQLRSPFVDFQRGNVPVPAGDGSAFFFGGDDLVDEYLSGLTEEQARELNARSQTPNPFIPIYARNDLVDGTPYRAGEISNVDESSFAAYGRLDFGSYDFLGNGWDLQGNIGVRYVRTSVNSGGSIGFPSSQGFELTPSGEIDFAATCSDLADAPGGIPGFCQLSPERQAQFAAVFDNPTINDSAAAEFDYWLPSFNAKLDVGGGLLFRVGASKGIFRPDLALYRTGGVIGDNTNTLRQEGTLETGPLFALDTGNRLLTATESWNYDLSVEYYFSQVGSLTVSAFLKDLSGIVNAGATTRSFTTPDGVDFDVRIDGPDNTSSGILKGVEVAYQHTFDFLPSPLDGLGTQLTYTYVDAGDFTNPDLDGNRSLFAEFVPLAGVSKHTVNATVFYEKGPLSARAAYNWRSEYLQTPRDVIFPFSPIYGEATGQLDASIFFSVTDDIKIGVQGVNLLDEITRTSQVIDFDGTRVTRSAFRNDRRYTFIARFDF; from the coding sequence TTGACCAACACGCAGATCCGTGCGCCGCGCCAGTCCTGGCGCTCCTTCGCCCTGATGACGGTTTCCGGCATCGCGCTGACCAGCATCGCGCAGCCCGCCTTCGCGCAGGATGCCGCGCAGCCCGCAGGCGAAGACGAGCGCGAGACCGAAGCCGGCACGCCCGAAGAGGTGGCCGACCAGGAAAACGTCATTATCGTCTCCGGCTTCAGGGCCTCGCTCAGCAGCGCGCAGAACATCAAGCGCAATGCCGACACCTTCGTCGACGTCATCACCGCAGAAGACATCGGCGCGCTTCCCGACCGATCGGTGGCCGAAGCGCTCCAGCGCGTGCCCGGCGTCAACATCAGCCGTTTCGAACAGCGCGACGACCCGGACCGCTTCTCGGTCGAAGGATCGGGCGTCATCATCCGCGGTCTGCCCTACGTGCGGTCCGAACTGAACGGACGCGACATCTTCTCGGCCAATGGTGGCCGTACGCTGAGCTTCAATGACGTGTCGCCCGAGCTGCTCGGCCGGGTCGAGGTGTTCAAGAACAACACCGCCGACATGATTGAGGGCAGCATCTCCGGCACGGTCAACCTGGTGACGCGCAAGCCGCTCGATAACCGCGGAACGAGGATCGCGGGGACGGTCGAAGCCAACTACGGCGACTTCGCCGACGAATGGTCGCCCGGTTTCTCCATCCTCGGCGCGCACAGCTTCGAGACCGACATCGGCACCTTCGGCCTCCAGGTCGGCTATGCCCAGTCCGAGCTGAAGACGCGGACCGATGCGTCGCAGGTCACCGATCCGTGCTACCGCGCGCCGACGCTCGACGGGCCCTGCATCCGCGTGCGCGCGGTGGGCGACGCAGGCTTCAGCGGCGATCCGATTTTCGGTCCGGACAACTTCCCGCCGGAAGGATCGGTCGTCGTGCCGAAGGGCGCGGGCGTGCGCACCACCGACCTGGTGCGGGATCGCAACGCCATTTCGGCGATCGGGCAGTGGGAAAGCAGCGATGAAAGCGTGCTGCTGACGCTCGAATATCTCCGCGCGGAGACCGAGGCGACGCTCGACGAATATTCGCTGCTGGCACTCGTCAACAATGATGCTCTGTTCCCGGTCCCCGCAGCGGGCACCAGCTTCACCTTCGACGAGAACGGCATCTTCGAATCGGGCACGCTGACGCAGGGCGGCGGGATCCCGACCGAAGCGCTTCGCTTCCAGCGCGAGGACGAGGCCAAGACCGAGGATTTCTCGTTCGATCTCAACGTCAATCCGAGCGACCGGCTGGGCATCAACATGGAGGTCCAGCACATCAGATCGGACCGGCAGGAGAACGGCCTGATCGGCGCGATGCAGACGTCGTCCGACATCTTCCTCGACAATAGCGGGAACGTGCCGATCGTGCAGTTCCTGCAGCCGGGTACGTCCGAATCGCCGGCATCCTATTTCAGCGATCCCGACCAGAGCTACTACTGGTTCCTCATCGACAACCAGGTCCGCAACGAGGGCGAGCTGTGGAGCATGCGCGCCGATGTCGATTACGACATCGCCGATGGCGGCGAATCCTTCTTCCGCACGGCCCGCTTCGGCGCGCGCTGGTCGGACCGCAATCGCGTGACCCGCACCACGAACTTCTCCAACTGGGGCAACCTGTCCGCTCCCTGGACCGGGGGCGGTGCGGTCTACGCCGACGACTATCCCGCCTCGCAGCTGCGCAGTCCCTTCGTCGACTTCCAGCGCGGCAACGTGCCGGTGCCGGCGGGCGACGGATCGGCCTTCTTCTTCGGCGGCGACGATCTGGTCGACGAATATCTCAGCGGCCTGACCGAGGAGCAGGCGCGCGAACTCAACGCACGTTCGCAGACGCCCAACCCGTTCATCCCGATCTACGCACGGAACGACCTCGTCGACGGTACGCCGTACCGTGCCGGTGAGATCTCCAACGTCGATGAAAGCAGTTTCGCCGCCTATGGCCGGCTCGACTTCGGCTCATACGATTTCCTTGGCAACGGCTGGGATCTGCAGGGCAATATCGGGGTCCGCTATGTCCGCACCAGTGTCAATTCGGGCGGTTCGATCGGCTTCCCGTCCTCTCAGGGCTTCGAGCTGACGCCGAGCGGAGAGATCGATTTCGCAGCGACCTGTTCTGACCTTGCGGATGCGCCGGGCGGCATTCCCGGGTTCTGCCAGCTTTCGCCAGAACGCCAGGCACAGTTTGCCGCAGTGTTCGATAACCCGACGATCAACGATTCTGCCGCCGCAGAATTCGATTACTGGCTGCCGAGCTTCAATGCGAAGCTCGACGTCGGCGGCGGTCTGCTGTTCCGTGTGGGCGCGTCGAAAGGCATCTTCCGGCCCGATCTGGCGCTTTACCGGACGGGCGGCGTCATCGGTGACAACACCAATACGCTTCGTCAGGAAGGGACACTGGAAACCGGTCCGCTGTTTGCGCTGGACACCGGCAACAGGCTTCTCACTGCGACGGAGAGCTGGAACTACGATCTTTCGGTCGAATACTATTTCAGCCAGGTCGGATCGCTTACGGTCTCCGCATTCCTCAAGGATCTCTCGGGCATCGTGAACGCCGGTGCCACAACCCGCAGCTTCACGACGCCGGACGGGGTTGATTTCGATGTCAGGATCGACGGTCCCGACAACACCAGCAGCGGCATCCTGAAGGGCGTCGAAGTGGCCTATCAGCACACCTTCGATTTCCTGCCTTCGCCGCTCGACGGGCTCGGTACGCAGCTGACATATACCTATGTCGATGCGGGCGATTTCACGAACCCCGATCTCGACGGCAACCGCAGCCTCTTCGCAGAGTTCGTGCCGCTGGCCGGTGTTTCGAAGCACACGGTGAACGCGACGGTGTTCTACGAGAAGGGTCCGCTCTCGGCGCGCGCCGCGTATAACTGGCGTTCGGAATACCTCCAGACGCCGCGCGACGTGATCTTCCCCTTCTCGCCGATCTATGGCGAGGCGACGGGGCAGCTCGACGCGTCGATCTTCTTCTCGGTCACCGACGACATCAAGATCGGCGTCCAGGGCGTGAACCTGCTCGACGAGATCACCCGCACCTCGCAGGTGATCGATTTCGACGGGACCCGGGTCACGCGATCGGCCTTCCGCAACGATCGCCGCTACACCTTCATCGCGCGCTTCGACTTCTAG